Within the Solibacillus silvestris genome, the region CATCCACCATGTATCGTGAATACGATGGTTCAAAATCTCCAATCCCCACTTCACAACTTCCGGATTTAATGGTTCACCGACCGATAAAACATGACGAAGCGTAGAAAGATTATATTTACCGATAATATTCGGACCTGCCCCCATCAACATACGAAATGCAGTTGGCGCACTATACCATACCGTGACGCCATATTCTTCAATTGCCCCATACCATGCTTGCGGACTAAAGCGCCCCCCTACAACGACATTTGTCACCCCATTTAGCCATGGACCGAAAATGCCGTAAGCTGTTCCAGTCACCCATCCGGGATCGGCTGTGCACCAGTAAATATCGTCTTCCTTTAAATCCAGTACCCACTGTGCTGTCTGGTATTGCTGAACCATTGCATAATGGACTTGCAATACCCCTTTTGGAGCACCTGTTGATCCGGATGTATAATGCAAAATGGAGCCATCTTCCTTATCGACCCATTCAATGTCAAAATCCTGAGATGCCTCTGCAAAGTATTTATTAAAATCTAAGATCTTATCCGTTTCTTCTATATTTTCCCCGACTACAAATACCGTCTTTAAATGCGGCAGCTTTTCCAGCGGCACTCTGCTCAACAGTGCAGGCGTTGTAATGATCACTTTCGCCTCACTATCCATTAACCGGTCATATACGGCACCTTCCATAAACGCTTCGAATAACGGACCAACTATCGCGCCAATTTTCAATGCACCAATTAAGCTGAAATAGAGCTCCGGCGTACGAGGCATAAAAATAAAAACACGGTCGCCTTTATTTAATTCCGCCTTTTCTTTCAACACATTCGCCGCTTTATTCGAATGACGTTTCATATCATAAAAAGAATATGTCTCTTTTCGGTTCCCATCATTATAATAAAGAGCCACTTTGTTTTTGCGGTGTGTTGTTGCATGTCGGTCTATTGCCTCATACGCAATATTGACTTTCCCCGTTTCAAACCAAGAAAATGCTTGTTCACTATGTTGCCAATCATGATTTGCAGCTGTTTCCTCATAATTTTTCAAATTATGTTCCCCTGGAATAACTGCTAGCTTTTCCATCGTTTTCATCCCCATGAAAAATCCCCTTTCATTAAAAACTACAATCATTTTACAATAAAAATACTATAATAGGCAAAATATTTAAAACTTTCAATCAATTTAGTGACATCTCGCGAATTTAAGCGTATTTTCGCATGAAATAGAGTATAATAGATGTATTAAAAGCAGGTGGTGTGATTATGATTCATGTGAAAAATTATTATCGTCTTGAATTCAAAACGAGGAATGGTAATGTTTTAGTAGAAGGGCCTGTTCCTTCCGAAAAACTTGCTACCTACACATTACATGAAGATTTAAAAGCTTTTAGACCTTCCCATCAGCAGCATGAAGCACTTGTTGGGATTGCTAAACTGGAAGAAGGACGCATTATTGTCATTCGACAGGATAATATAATTGTCGGCTATGTTACGTATCTCTATCCAGACCCGTTGGAACGCTGGTCAGAAGACCGTATTCCAGATATGATTGAGCTAGGTGCCATTGAAGTCATTCCTGCTTTTAGAGGATCCGGCGCAGGCAAAAAATTATTGGAAGTGTCATTTATGGATGATGCAATGGAAGATTATTTAGTGATTACAACTGAATATTACTGGCATTGGGATTTAAAAGGAACCGGTTTATCTGTTTGGGAATATCGGAATATGATGGAGAGAATGATGACATCAGTTAATTTTGAGTATTATGCGACAGATGATCCTGAAATAACTTCTCATCCTGCCAATTGTCTAATGGCGCGTGTGGGGGCACGTGTTGGAAATGAGACATTGGAGAGATTTGACAGACTTCGCTTTAGAAATCGTTTCATGTATTAATTCTTATCACAAAGGGGAATGAACTATGATTGTCGAAGAAATCATGCAAAGAGAGATACATACACTCCTGCCTGAAAACACGGTGCGCGATGCTGTGCGCCTTATGCGAGAGGAAAA harbors:
- a CDS encoding acetoin dehydrogenase; amino-acid sequence: MIHVKNYYRLEFKTRNGNVLVEGPVPSEKLATYTLHEDLKAFRPSHQQHEALVGIAKLEEGRIIVIRQDNIIVGYVTYLYPDPLERWSEDRIPDMIELGAIEVIPAFRGSGAGKKLLEVSFMDDAMEDYLVITTEYYWHWDLKGTGLSVWEYRNMMERMMTSVNFEYYATDDPEITSHPANCLMARVGARVGNETLERFDRLRFRNRFMY
- a CDS encoding acetate--CoA ligase (Acs; catalyzes the conversion of acetate and CoA to acetyl-CoA), whose amino-acid sequence is MKTMEKLAVIPGEHNLKNYEETAANHDWQHSEQAFSWFETGKVNIAYEAIDRHATTHRKNKVALYYNDGNRKETYSFYDMKRHSNKAANVLKEKAELNKGDRVFIFMPRTPELYFSLIGALKIGAIVGPLFEAFMEGAVYDRLMDSEAKVIITTPALLSRVPLEKLPHLKTVFVVGENIEETDKILDFNKYFAEASQDFDIEWVDKEDGSILHYTSGSTGAPKGVLQVHYAMVQQYQTAQWVLDLKEDDIYWCTADPGWVTGTAYGIFGPWLNGVTNVVVGGRFSPQAWYGAIEEYGVTVWYSAPTAFRMLMGAGPNIIGKYNLSTLRHVLSVGEPLNPEVVKWGLEILNHRIHDTWWMTETGGHMICNYPSMEIKPGSMGKPVPGIYATIVDDQGNEVPPYTMGNLAIKKGWPAMMRQIWGNPDRYESYFLKGEWYVSGDSAFMDEEGYFWFQGRVDDVIMTAGERVGPFEVESKLLEHPDVVEAGVIGKPDPVRGEIIKAFISLREGVEPSEVLEANIRDFVKTGLSAHSAPREIEFRDKLPKTRSGKIMRRVLKAWELDLPAGDLSTMEE